In Eubalaena glacialis isolate mEubGla1 chromosome 3, mEubGla1.1.hap2.+ XY, whole genome shotgun sequence, the following are encoded in one genomic region:
- the IL10 gene encoding interleukin-10: MPSSALLCCLIFLARVAASQHQGIQSKDSCIHFPDSLPHMLRELRAAFSNVKTFFQMNDQLDNSLLSQSLLEDFKGYLGCQALSEMIQFYLEEVMPQAENHGPNIKEHVSSLGEKLKTLRLRLRRCHRFLPCENKSKAVEQVKSVFNKLQEKGVYKAMSEFDIFINYIEAYMTTKMKN, translated from the exons ATGCCCAGCTCAGCACTCCTCTGTTGCCTGATCTTCCTGGCCAGGGTGGCGGCCAGCCAACACCAGGGCATCCAGTCTAAGGACAGCTGCATCCACTTCCCAGACAGCCTGCCCCACATGCTCCGGGAGCTCCGAGCTGCCTTCAGCAACGTGAAGACTTTCTTT CAAATGAATGACCAGCTGGACAACTCGTTGTTGAGCCAGTCTCTGCTGGAGGACTTTAAG GGTTACCTGGGTTGCCAAGCCTTGTCGGAGATGATCCAGTTttacctggaggaggtgatgccaCAGGCTGAGAACCATGGCCCCAACATCAAGGAGCACGTGAGCTCCCTGGGGGAGAAGCTGAAGACCCTCAGGCTGAGGCTGAGGCGCTGT CATCGATTTCTGCCCTGTGAAAACAAGAGCAAGGCAGTGGAGCAGGTGAAGAGTGTCTTCAATAAG CTCCAAGAGAAGGGCGTCTACAAAGCCATGAGTGAGTTTGACATCTTCATCAACTACATAGAAGCCTACATGACAACAAAGATGAAAAACTGA